A segment of the Chloracidobacterium sp. genome:
TGTGGAGCTATATACAATCAGTATTTTGCAAAGCCGAAGCTTGAAAGTATGTGTGATCAGTGTGGCGGTTCTGAGTTTTACTATCGTGTAGATGATAAGGAATCAGTTATACTTGAAAGACTAAAGTCATATTCACTTCAAACACTTCCTCTTGTTGATTTTTACAGTGATCAGGATGCGTTATGTAAAATAGATGGTAATCAGAACTTCGAAGATGTTTATAAAGACATACTCTCTTGTATCTATAAAAAAGTTGCTGAAGTGCCTAGAGATGATTATATCAAAGACGCCTTATCAGATTGAAAAAATGCACACAGCTGGTAAATACTTAGCGGAACTTATAAATGTCTTGAAGGAGAATGTTATACCAGGCATAACAACATCGAGGCTGAATGATCTTGCTGAGGAATGGCTGAGGCGCAAAAACCTGTATTCACCGTTTAAGGGCTATCGCGGTTATCCTGCTAGTATATGTGTTTCAGTGAACGAACAGGTTGTTCATGGTATTCCGACAAGTAGGGTAATCAAGGAAGGAGATATTGTTAGTATAGATGCAGGGGTTGTCTTTGAGGGATATGTAGCTGACGCTGCGACTACAGTACCGGTTGGAGAAACTTCAGAGGAGTTACGAAAACTACTAAAAGTTACAGAATCATCATTATATCATGCTATAAATAAAATGGTAGAGGGAAATCGTTTGTATGATATTACTTATGCAATTCAGTCATATGTAGAGCCGTACAATTATGGCTTAGTCAAGGATTTTTGTGGTCATGGTGTTGGACGAAAGATGCATGAAGATCCACAAGTGCCTAACTGTGGACACCGTCCTAATACTGGCCCGCGCCTGAGATGTGGTTGGGTTTTGGCAATAGAACCCATGGTCAATCTAGGTACAGCCTCTGTTAGAGTTGAGAAAGACGGATGGACTGTTGTTACAAAAGATGGCAAACCTTCAGCCCACTTTGAGCACACTGTTGCTATAACTCCGAATGGACCACTCGTACTAACGGAACACTCATAGTAGAGTTTGAATAAAGAGAGGAACCTGCATGCCTAAAGAAGATGCGATAGAAGTTCCAGCTTTTGTATTGGAAGCACTACCGAATGCAACGTTTCGTGTTGAATTAGAGAATAAGCATGTGGTCCTTGCACGTATATCGGGAAAGATGCGTAAAAATTTTATAAAAATCTTACCTGGCGACAAAGTCTTAGTTGAGCTTTCGCCTTATGATCTAACTAAGGGAAGGATTATTTACCGTTATAAATGAGGAAAACGGATCATGAAAGTGAGGGCATCTGTAAAAAAAATATGCAAGTCTTGCAAAGTAATTCACAGATTCGGCGTTGTTCGAGTTATCTGCACTAATCCAAAACACAAGCAAAGACAAGGATAAGTCTCAACTGCACGGGAAGTGGTTTATGGTACGTATTGCTGGTGTTGATCTTCCAGAGAATAAGAGGGTAGACATAGCTTTGACATACATTTACGGGATAGGACGTCCTCTTGCAGCTAAAATACTTGATACAGCAAATGTAGACCCTAGTATTAAGATACATAACCTTTCGGAAGAAGAACTAGGGCGTATAAGAGCTGTTATTGATAGTTCAGTAGTTGTCGAGGGAGATCTTAGAAAGCAAGTTCAGATGGATATAAAGCGGTTGATGGAGATTCAGTGCTACCGGGGGTTAAGGCATCGAAAGAATCTTCCAGTTCGTGGACAGAGAACGCATACAAATGCGAGAACACGTAAGGGACCAAGACGTGCAACTATAGCAAAGAAGAAAGCACCTGGTAAGAAATGAATTTTGATTTGTTGGAGAAGTTATGACAAAAAAAATAATAAAAGCAAAAAGCACCGAGAAGCGAAAGAGTTATAAGAAAAAAGAGAAGAAAAATATTCCTCAAGGAATTGTCTACATTCAAGCTTCTTTCAATAACACTATAGTTAGTATAACAGACCTAAATGGCAATGTGCTGACCGCTAGTAGCTCTGGTGCACTGGGATTTAAGGGCTCAAGAAAAGGAACACCTTTTGCCGCTCAACAAGCTGCAGCAAAAGCAGCTTCGATGGCACGAGAGTTAGTAGGAATGCAATCCTGTGAAGTTAGGGTGAGCGGTCCTGGCTCGGGGCGTGAGTCAGCAATCAGAGCAATACAAGCAAGCGGCATAGAAGTAAAAGTGATCCGTGATGTTACACCAATCCCGCACAATGGTTGTCGTCCTCGTAAAAGGCGTCGAGTTTGAGTTATGTAGGCTTCGCAAGGAATGTGACCAAGGAACATGACTGTGACAAAGGAATGTGACTAGGCAAGGAGAAGGAGTGAGAGTGTATGGCGCGGTATCGTGGTCCGGTTTGCCGGCTTTGTCGCCGAGAGGGTATTAAGCTTTTCCTAAAAGGAGATCGCTGCTATAAGCCATCTTGTCCAATCGAAAAAAGAGGAACATATCCTCCTGGACAGCATGGAAGAGAGACGAAGAGAGGAAAGCTGACTGGGTATGGTGAACAGCTAAGAGAAAAGCAAAAGGTAAAGCGAATATATGGAATATTAGAAAATCAATTCAAGGGATACTTTGAGAAGGCTTCCCGTCAGCGTGGCATAGTAGGGGAAAACCTTCTTTCTCTTCTTGAGAGACGGCTAGATAATGTCGTTTATAGAATAGGATTTGCTACTTCGAGAGCCCACGCTAGGCAACTGGTTAGCCATGGGCATGTGAAAGTAAACAACAGGAAGGTAAATATTCCATCTTTTCAAGTTAAGGTAGGTGATCTTATTTCAATAAAAGAAGAAAGCGCCTCAAACCCTCATATTCTTCAGTCATTCGCGACAGCAGTTGGGAGAGGGCGTCCAAGTTGGTTGGAAGTTGAGAATAAGAATGTTCTTGCAGCGCGCGTAATTTCTTTACCAAAAAGAGAAGATATTACTCAGCCTATTAATGAGCAAATGATAGTTGAGCTTTACTCGAAGTAAGAAGAAGTTGTCTACTCAGGTGGTGTAGATATGTTGATTCCTTTCCAACGTCCTAGGAAGTTAGAGTGTGACTTAGAAACCTTGACGGATACTTATGGTTGTTTTTATGCACAGCCCTTTGAAAGGGGTTTCGGAACAACAATAGGAAACAGCATTCGCCGTGCCTTATACTCATCTATAGAAGGTGCTGCTATAACTGCTGTTAGGATAGAGGGTGTTTTGCATGAGTTTTCCTCCATACCAGGCGTCGTAGAAGATGCTACTGATATCATCCTAAATCTGAAAAGAATACCCTTCAAGATGCCACCAGGAAAGCTAGTTTCGACTTTGCGGTTGAGTCGGAATGTTGCTGGTGAGGTTTATGCCCAAGATATCGAGACTGAGGAAGGTGTTGAAATTCTCGATAAGAGCATGTACATTGCTACCGTTAGTGAGGGTGGAAATCTCTCAATTGAAATGCGTTTGAAGATGGGAAGAGGTTATGTACCAGCAGATAGGAATTTTGATGAAGATCTAGCAATTGGATACATACCCATTGATTCAGTCCACTCACCAATTAAGCGTGTACGCTGTAATGTTGAGGCAGCTCGGTTGGGACAAGATACAGATTATGAAAAGCTTATACTAGAGGTTTGGACAAACGGAAGTATTAGTCCTGCTGATTCAATTGGATTAGCAGCGAAACTAGTCAAGGACCACATGTCCATATTTATAAACTTTGAA
Coding sequences within it:
- a CDS encoding DNA-directed RNA polymerase subunit alpha; amino-acid sequence: MLIPFQRPRKLECDLETLTDTYGCFYAQPFERGFGTTIGNSIRRALYSSIEGAAITAVRIEGVLHEFSSIPGVVEDATDIILNLKRIPFKMPPGKLVSTLRLSRNVAGEVYAQDIETEEGVEILDKSMYIATVSEGGNLSIEMRLKMGRGYVPADRNFDEDLAIGYIPIDSVHSPIKRVRCNVEAARLGQDTDYEKLILEVWTNGSISPADSIGLAAKLVKDHMSIFINFEETEVEVEPVKIPERKSIVNENLDRSIEELELSVRSYNCLKNADIKTVRELVQKNEQEMLKTKNFGRKSLNEIKEILAAMGLGLGAIFDEEGNIIGYRND
- the rpsD gene encoding 30S ribosomal protein S4 encodes the protein MARYRGPVCRLCRREGIKLFLKGDRCYKPSCPIEKRGTYPPGQHGRETKRGKLTGYGEQLREKQKVKRIYGILENQFKGYFEKASRQRGIVGENLLSLLERRLDNVVYRIGFATSRAHARQLVSHGHVKVNNRKVNIPSFQVKVGDLISIKEESASNPHILQSFATAVGRGRPSWLEVENKNVLAARVISLPKREDITQPINEQMIVELYSK
- the infA gene encoding translation initiation factor IF-1, with the protein product MPKEDAIEVPAFVLEALPNATFRVELENKHVVLARISGKMRKNFIKILPGDKVLVELSPYDLTKGRIIYRYK
- the rpsK gene encoding 30S ribosomal protein S11, which produces MTKKIIKAKSTEKRKSYKKKEKKNIPQGIVYIQASFNNTIVSITDLNGNVLTASSSGALGFKGSRKGTPFAAQQAAAKAASMARELVGMQSCEVRVSGPGSGRESAIRAIQASGIEVKVIRDVTPIPHNGCRPRKRRRV
- the rpmJ gene encoding 50S ribosomal protein L36 — protein: MKVRASVKKICKSCKVIHRFGVVRVICTNPKHKQRQG
- the rpsM gene encoding 30S ribosomal protein S13 — protein: MVRIAGVDLPENKRVDIALTYIYGIGRPLAAKILDTANVDPSIKIHNLSEEELGRIRAVIDSSVVVEGDLRKQVQMDIKRLMEIQCYRGLRHRKNLPVRGQRTHTNARTRKGPRRATIAKKKAPGKK
- the map gene encoding type I methionyl aminopeptidase, which produces MIISKTPYQIEKMHTAGKYLAELINVLKENVIPGITTSRLNDLAEEWLRRKNLYSPFKGYRGYPASICVSVNEQVVHGIPTSRVIKEGDIVSIDAGVVFEGYVADAATTVPVGETSEELRKLLKVTESSLYHAINKMVEGNRLYDITYAIQSYVEPYNYGLVKDFCGHGVGRKMHEDPQVPNCGHRPNTGPRLRCGWVLAIEPMVNLGTASVRVEKDGWTVVTKDGKPSAHFEHTVAITPNGPLVLTEHS